The stretch of DNA TTCCACGTATAGCCTCGATATCGACAATACTAAACAGGCCACCAGAAATATCTCTTTGGTGAAAGGGTTCGTACAATTCCATTCCATCTAATGAAATCATCACTTGGTTGGCTTCTCCTCCTCGAATGGCAAATTTACTGGAATAATCGCTAGCAGAAATTCCTGGAAGCCGAGAGACAGCCCTGGTGATGTCCTCTGCCCAGGCCATGTTTTTAATATTCTTTTCGGAAAGGATCATTTGATTGAAAGCGGCAATTTTTTCCATAATGGAATAAGAGCCCGGGCTGACTGTTATTTCATTCAAATTGAATGCTTCCTGTTTAAGGATAATTTCTCCTACGTCAACCTGTCCGGCATTGACGATTGAAATGTTTTTGAGGCTTATCGGTTGAAAACTGACGTAGGAAATAGTAATCGAGTAGGTACCGTCAGCGAGATTTGTTAGTTCAAAATGGCCGTTTTCGGCAGAAATAGCACCTGTTTGGGTTTCATTGAGCAGAATGTTTGCAAAGGGAATAGGGGCTTTTTTTTCGTTTGAAACTATGATGCCTTTAATGCTACCTCCATTGTTTTGTGCAATACCAATATGTAAGGCGCATAGCAGAATGCATAATGTAGAAAGTGATTTCATGACCTTGGCTTTCGAATGGTTTAATAATGTTTTCGGCTACTCGCGAGTTCTTTTGCCATTACGAAAGAATAGCAGCAATTGGCTGCGTTGGGTCGTTTTTTTTATATCATGTCTCTAATCACTTCCTCCAAACATGCTCTTAGCATATATAGGAATGGAACATCAGAGCGCAGTAGCCTGCGGGAATAAGTTTAAGAAAGGCCATTTTTATTAAATTTCTAATACCTTTTTCCGTTTATGCTCATTGCGATTCTTTTCTTCAAGTTTTCTCATCTTGTTCTCTGACCATTTTTGTGGTCAACTCAAAACGAAGATCATAAGCGATTGAATAGAAGCGTTGATCAAGGCTTTTAGTTGACTAGCGCACAAAAACGCTTATCTTTGATACATGTTCTTTTTTAGAACTGGCGGAGACTTTCTTTTTTATTTGGTGTAGTTGTTAGAAGCCATTACACTTTTCCTTTTGTATTTACAGACAGTAAGCCTTTGATTCGCATTATTAATGGTGGAATATGAAAATATATGGCGTTGCCCTTTTGGCTGGATGCTTTTTATTGGGTAAAATACTTGGCAATATGCTGGGTACACTTATCAAGATCAATAGTGATATCGGAGGGGTAGGTTTTGCCATGTTCTTGTTGATGGCATCGAGTATTTATTTGAGAAAAAAAGGATGGTTGGTGCAGGAATCGGAAAGCGGGATTTTGTTCTGGAGTTCGATGTACATTCCCATTGTAGTAGCGATGGCGGCTACACTTAATGTAAAGGCGGCAGTTTCTGGCGGGTTTATGGCCATTTTTGCAGGCATAAGTGTGACCATTGTTTGTCTATTTTTAGTACCCGTAATAGCAAAAATTGGAAAAAAATAACGGAAATGGAAATCATTAACGATGTTATCGGTAAAAACGGGCTCCTATTTGCCTTTCTTTTTGTGGGACTTATCATGCTGCTATCTGCGGGGATCTCTAAAACTTTGACCCAAAATAGAATTCCTGCTGTGGCCATTGCCATCATTATTGGTTTAGCATTGGCTTTTTTGGGGGATAAAAAAGGCATATCGGACGTTCCGATTTTTGCAGGCATGGCTTTACTGGGGGGGGCCATGCTTCGGGATTTTGCCATCGTTGCCACTGCAATGAGTGCTGATCCCAGCAAAATAAAACAAGCTGGTCTAGCTGGCACCATTTCATTATTCGTTGGTGTATTTGTTTCATTTTTTGTGGGTGCCGTAGTTGCCATCAGCTTTGGTTATTCAGATGCCGAGAGCATTGCAACCATAGGGGCAGGTGCTTGTACTTATATTGTAGGTCCGGTAACCGGTTCCGCCGTAGGTGCCAGTTCTGAAGTAATAGCTATTAGTGTTGCGACGGGAATTGTAAAAACCATTTTTCTCACTATTACTACACCATTATTAGCCAATAAAATAAAGTTGGATAACCCCCATTCTGCTATGGTTTTTGGAGGATTATTAGGAACCACCAGTGGCGTAGTGGCAGGTCTTGCTGCTACCGATGAAAAATTGGTACCTTATGGCGCGCTGACGGCTACCTTTTATACAGGATTGGGCTGTCTTTTATGCCCTTCTATATTTTACCTGTCACTTAAGCTATTCTTTAATTTTTGACGGTAAGCGCACCCAAGCTACAAATTCAACTCCCGCATGCTCTCCGCCTTATTGCGGAGCAAGAAATCATCAATGGTTTCGAAATGCTCGATCACTCTTTTGTCTTTAAACTCAAATACTTTATGTGCGAGTCCTTTTAAGAAATCGCGATCGTGTGAAACAAGAATGAGCGTTCCATCAAAATTGAGTAAGGCTTCTTTCAAGACGTCTTTTGATCGAAGATCCAAATGATTCGTCGGCTCATCCAGGATCAAGAGATTGATCGGTTCCAAAAGCAGTTTGACCATCGCCAACCTGGTTTTTTCTCCACCAGAAAGTACGGATACTTTTTTATCAATATCATCACCGTGGAACATGAAGCCACCCAGGATGGTTTTCAGCTTGGTCCGGATTTCCCCTTTGGCCACTTCGTC from Saprospiraceae bacterium encodes:
- the madL gene encoding malonate transporter subunit MadL, which gives rise to MKIYGVALLAGCFLLGKILGNMLGTLIKINSDIGGVGFAMFLLMASSIYLRKKGWLVQESESGILFWSSMYIPIVVAMAATLNVKAAVSGGFMAIFAGISVTIVCLFLVPVIAKIGKK
- the madM gene encoding malonate transporter subunit MadM, with the protein product MEIINDVIGKNGLLFAFLFVGLIMLLSAGISKTLTQNRIPAVAIAIIIGLALAFLGDKKGISDVPIFAGMALLGGAMLRDFAIVATAMSADPSKIKQAGLAGTISLFVGVFVSFFVGAVVAISFGYSDAESIATIGAGACTYIVGPVTGSAVGASSEVIAISVATGIVKTIFLTITTPLLANKIKLDNPHSAMVFGGLLGTTSGVVAGLAATDEKLVPYGALTATFYTGLGCLLCPSIFYLSLKLFFNF